In Dreissena polymorpha isolate Duluth1 unplaced genomic scaffold, UMN_Dpol_1.0 chrUn001, whole genome shotgun sequence, one DNA window encodes the following:
- the LOC127863115 gene encoding uncharacterized protein LOC127863115 isoform X1, with product MATFSQSTIEKGNDWVQDFLCWACEDEKLEESADFYCESCVMFYCQKCIHLHSQLFKKHSTHGRSDMKKWPVVKKVEDFLLKCDVHKEENVVSFCEDHSKLCCNTCAFHYHRQCKTVMLLSDLVENTSTDLKQISVTIQTTLAEMKKLQDNQEASIQSVQSSYDEQLHKIQETRQKILAAFDMLEKKTLQEMKDTLTKLQASLKSDVDKCSPLENELKQLRDAIQDISDKSKQELSFIASIKCKDKIQQLENYQKKNFAQLKFSITFQPNNEIMQYLSQLSGLGKIEHNAQSLTAVGNADQIISIDGMSEYDVCVQREKRCSIRAICVLPSGQVLVVDEYNKQVKLLNQQYQVVSHCSVFDGLLGMCKYMCQITPSEVGVTVGSKVQFIKVNNNQLVKDRKLKFQHDCYGIASHQGDLFVTSGTELSNYSLDGKLVSKLHENKSVENHIGFISMIKNISL from the exons ATGGCAACGTTTTCGCAATCCACCATTGAAAAAGGAAATGACTGGGTCCAAGACTTTTTGTGTTGGGCATGTGAAGACGAGAAACTGGAAGAATCTGCTGATTTCTATTGTGAATCTTGTGTGATGTTTTACTGCCAAAAATGTATTCACTTGCACAGCCAGTTGTTTAAGAAACATTCCACTCATGGAAGGAGTgatatgaagaaatggccagtgGTCAAGAAGGTGGAAGATTTTCTTCTTAAATGTGATGTTCACAAAGAAGAAAACGTTGTAAGTTTTTGCGAAGACCATAGCAAGCTGTGCTGCAATACTTGTGCTTTCCATTATCACAG GCAATGCAAAACGGTGATGCTTTTATCTGACTTGGTTGAAAATACCTCCACAGACCTTAAACAAATATCAGTTACTATCCAAACTACTCTGGCAGAAATGAAGAAGCTTCAAGACAACCAGGAGGCTAGCATTCAGTCTGTGCAAAGTTCATATGATGAGCAGTTACACAAGATACAGGAAACTCGGCAAAAAATACTTGCAGCCTTTGACATGCTTGAAAAGAAGACACTGCAGGAAATGAAAGATACTCTTACCAAACTGCAAGCCTCTCTAAAAAGTGATGTTGACAAATGTTCCCCTCttgaaaatgaattaaaacaacttaGAGACGCTATTCAGGACATAAGCGATAAAAGCAAGCAAGAACTATCTTTTATAGCCAGCATTAAATGCAAGGACAAAATACAGCAGTTGGAAAACTATCAAAAAAAGAACTTTGCTCAACTAAAATTTTCAATAACCTTCCAGcctaataatgaaataatgcagTACCTTTCCCAGTTATCAGGTCTTGGGAAGATTGAACACAATGCCCAGTCATTGACTGCAGTGGGAAATGCAGACCAAATCATAAGTATTGATGGAATGTCTGAGTATGATGTATGCGTACAGCGTGAAAAACGTTGCAGTATCAGAGCCATTTGTGTTCTCCCTAGTGGACAAGTCCTTGTTGTAGACGAATATAATAAGCAAGTAAAGCTGCtaaaccagcagtaccaggttgTGAGTCACTGTAGTGTATTTGATGGGCTTTTGGGCATGTGTAAGTACATGTGTCAGATCACACCAAGTGAGGTTGGTGTTACTGTTGGTTCaaaggtccagtttatcaaagtcAACAACAACCAGCTGGTGAAAGACAGAAAGCTCAAGTTTCAACATGACTGTTACGGTATTGCCTCCCACCAGGGAGACCTGTTTGTAACCTCTGGTACTGAACTATCCAATTACTCGCTGGATGGTAAACTAGTCAGCAAACTTCACGAGAATAAGTCAGTTGAGAATCATATTGGATTTATCTCTATGATCAAGAACATATCATTATAG
- the LOC127863115 gene encoding uncharacterized protein LOC127863115 isoform X2 has translation MFTKKKTLQCKTVMLLSDLVENTSTDLKQISVTIQTTLAEMKKLQDNQEASIQSVQSSYDEQLHKIQETRQKILAAFDMLEKKTLQEMKDTLTKLQASLKSDVDKCSPLENELKQLRDAIQDISDKSKQELSFIASIKCKDKIQQLENYQKKNFAQLKFSITFQPNNEIMQYLSQLSGLGKIEHNAQSLTAVGNADQIISIDGMSEYDVCVQREKRCSIRAICVLPSGQVLVVDEYNKQVKLLNQQYQVVSHCSVFDGLLGMCKYMCQITPSEVGVTVGSKVQFIKVNNNQLVKDRKLKFQHDCYGIASHQGDLFVTSGTELSNYSLDGKLVSKLHENKSVENHIGFISMIKNISL, from the exons ATGTTCACAAAGAAGAAAACGTT GCAATGCAAAACGGTGATGCTTTTATCTGACTTGGTTGAAAATACCTCCACAGACCTTAAACAAATATCAGTTACTATCCAAACTACTCTGGCAGAAATGAAGAAGCTTCAAGACAACCAGGAGGCTAGCATTCAGTCTGTGCAAAGTTCATATGATGAGCAGTTACACAAGATACAGGAAACTCGGCAAAAAATACTTGCAGCCTTTGACATGCTTGAAAAGAAGACACTGCAGGAAATGAAAGATACTCTTACCAAACTGCAAGCCTCTCTAAAAAGTGATGTTGACAAATGTTCCCCTCttgaaaatgaattaaaacaacttaGAGACGCTATTCAGGACATAAGCGATAAAAGCAAGCAAGAACTATCTTTTATAGCCAGCATTAAATGCAAGGACAAAATACAGCAGTTGGAAAACTATCAAAAAAAGAACTTTGCTCAACTAAAATTTTCAATAACCTTCCAGcctaataatgaaataatgcagTACCTTTCCCAGTTATCAGGTCTTGGGAAGATTGAACACAATGCCCAGTCATTGACTGCAGTGGGAAATGCAGACCAAATCATAAGTATTGATGGAATGTCTGAGTATGATGTATGCGTACAGCGTGAAAAACGTTGCAGTATCAGAGCCATTTGTGTTCTCCCTAGTGGACAAGTCCTTGTTGTAGACGAATATAATAAGCAAGTAAAGCTGCtaaaccagcagtaccaggttgTGAGTCACTGTAGTGTATTTGATGGGCTTTTGGGCATGTGTAAGTACATGTGTCAGATCACACCAAGTGAGGTTGGTGTTACTGTTGGTTCaaaggtccagtttatcaaagtcAACAACAACCAGCTGGTGAAAGACAGAAAGCTCAAGTTTCAACATGACTGTTACGGTATTGCCTCCCACCAGGGAGACCTGTTTGTAACCTCTGGTACTGAACTATCCAATTACTCGCTGGATGGTAAACTAGTCAGCAAACTTCACGAGAATAAGTCAGTTGAGAATCATATTGGATTTATCTCTATGATCAAGAACATATCATTATAG